The Osmia lignaria lignaria isolate PbOS001 chromosome 3, iyOsmLign1, whole genome shotgun sequence genome includes the window GTTACAAAATGGTATTATTTAATTAGCTTAACACAAACCGAACATGGTCCCTAAATGCCTgatattgataattaaattgtacGATGTAAATTGTATGATTGATACTACAGACTATTTGTCTGGCACGCAACATGGTATAATCATAACAAATATGTATTTGTCGATCATATTGCAAATAGGAGGTTCATGATACtataaattctaaaaaattacaTGTACTATAATATGATCAAGGATCATAAGTTATTTAATCTTTTATCTATTTAtcaataaaagtatttttaatttcaagcataagtaatgttattttattttacagttttaaattataaaaaattttacgaAAGATGAAGAGATTCTAAACAGAATGCCATCTATACAAATTGGAATTCATAacagaagaaataaatattttcaatgtgACATCATTAATTCTTATTTCGCACACAATTTACTAATATCACGCCTATTTTCACGTGAACAAAACATAAATCGTTAACGAGATGTTGAGATTCGATTGAAAAGAACGAGAAATGAAAGATCAGTAACAGGTGCCTAACAATATGACgacgaaaaaaggaaaactgtCAGAGTGGCTACTTGTGCATATTAACAAACTGTCAGGCGAAACGATTCACCGACAACCATCTGTTTCTGAAATCTACTAAAAGTACTGTGTACCACGTACCTTTGGTTAGATTAATATTCCATATGTTGCTTGCGAAATGAATCACGCACTAAGTCAAAAAATTCAGTTTCGTGCGAGCAAAATCGGTTATAACACTGCTCCGAGGGCAACGAGGCACATACGCGGCTGTCACCACTTAAAATTGTCATCACGATAGATTTGAGCACGCGCACTGCTGCCAACATTCCCACTACTATACAGCAGTTTCaagaaatttttttctcttcttatatattgaaattatattttgttttattttgaaCCTTAGACAGTTGAATAAATTTGCAACAAAAACCATTAACTAATGTTAATTCTAAAAATATAATCATTGAACCTACCCGTTAAATTACAATGAAAAGTTACTAGTTAATGCATTTACATCCTAGGGatatttccataaaaataatatttttattattatgtaaacaatttgtaataaatagcaatattattcGATAACATTGGAAATTAATCGTATGCTCCATGTACTGTACAATTAAATATACAAATGTTTACATTATCAcgtatttatatatatgtaaatataagaATTGACGAAGGAGCAGATATCAATATGATTTTAGCATTAAAAATATAACTTTGAATGTTTTTTAATGTAAAGtatcattgaaaataatgtgaaaataGTTTTTAATCAAATACTTGTAACAATCAGTAAATAACgcattataaaattcattttctttaatgCGCATAATCCCAGTGGTTATCCTCATCAGCTGATATAATAAACAAAACTATgacaatatatatttaaatatattttgtacaatttataaTGTCTGAAGTTATTTATTAAAGTTACAataatataaacaaataaattcttaagaTGTCATTAAGAAAATTTATGCATCCaaggaataaatataaaaaagtacCAGACTTCAAAGAACTTGCATTACAATATCCTGAATTTCTTAATGTTGCAAATATAGTAAGATATtaaattgaataacaatattaatacTGTTAAAATCAAGTATCAAATGTAATCTGTTTATTCAACTTTTAGGATATAGCAGGTAAAGTGAAGATTGACTTCAAGAATGAAGAGAGTTTACGAGTACTCACAGAAGTATTATTAAAACATGATTTTAATCTAGAAGTGAAAATACCTCCAAAGAAATTAGTACCTACATTGCCATTGCGTTTGAACTATATTTTATGGATTGAAGATTTAATGAAACATGCTTCTTTTCATGGCATGGAAGAAATTATAGGAATAGACATTGGTACAGGAGCAGTTTGTATTTACCCTTTGTtgtttgcaaaaatgtatggaaatcAAATGATTGGAACAGAAGTAGATGAAACCAGCATACAAACAGCCAATCATCAGATTGAAAATAATAAGTTGcaacatttaataaaaagtataaTTATATCACAGATTATCTACAACTTATTCAACTTatactttaattttaaattaatatattttttacagTACTAAAGGTAGATGAAAAAACAATTTTGAAAGGTGCAGTTGACAAAGATCAAGTATACCATTTCTCAATGTGTAATCCACCTTTTTTCAAAATAGAGGAAGCACCAGATAAAGTGCCAAAAAGATTACCACCAAGAAATGCTCCAACTGGAAACAGTGGTGAACTTACAGTTCAGGGTGGCGAAAGAGAATTTGTAACACAGATGATTAATGAGAGTATAGAGACGaaagaaaaaatcaaaatttatactACAATGTTTGGAAGAAGaagcaatttattatttttgttgaaatttttaaagaaaaagaatatagAGAATGCAACGTGGACGGAATTTTGTCAAGGTCACACAAAACGGTAAACACTTATTACAAATATTCTACTTGTTCACAAATGTATATATACTAATATGTTTGTTAATAGATGGGGATTGGCATGGTCATTTCTACCAAAAGATGTTATTGACCTGACAACTGCACCTGTTATTAGAAAAAGTGGAGATTACATTGCAAAGTTATTAAGAGAGAGGCGTCCAACTGAAATACAGTTCCCTATGCAACATAAATTTTCTTCCTTTGACCATGTAATCAACATTTTAGAAGAAACAATGGAAGAAATAAATGtaacatatatatttaaatataatatattgtgCTAAGCTTAACATCTTAATATATGTTGTTTAACATGCAGGTAAAAATCAAGGAATTAAACTTACCTATTAACGATTTCAATGGGTGGTCATGTCAGTTAATTGCGGAAAATGATACATGGTCGCATGCACGTAGAAAGCGTCGATTAGCTCAGAGACAAATGAACAAATCTAGAGATCATGACAGAGAAGATACAAATACATCAAATGATCTtacaaaaaattgttcagaagaattaattgaaaataatacaaaagaTAATACCACTGCACAAAAACAGGTTCAATTGTCAGCAGAAAACGTGGATATGAAAGAACCTCTGTTAATATGTAGCTTTTTTGTTGAACCGATAGAGCATGAAGAACCTGAAAATgatgatctaaaaatatctatgatttttgaaaaaggaactgGTGGAATAAATGCTTTAGAAACATTTAAACAGTACTTAATAAACAAATTAGACGTCAGGGAGTATTTTCAAAAGCAGTGCGCAAGacctaataaaaagaaaaggaagagattAAAAAGTGGTGCAAGTAATGATGCTAATTCGCAAGAAAGCGAAAAATCATTTGAAAGCAGTGTGGAATCTGTTTAGGCTATTAATATTCCATGTAAAATGGCTAATTGCATGTGTAAATTCTATGAAATTATGTAACAggtaaaatatatgtaaatcaagtatttaactttatttataATCAATAGTCCTTATTAACTagcattttttttatcatacaTTTTGGCTAACAAGTGCAATATGATATTTCcatgttataaattatataaacttGTTAAACAGAAACTACACAGCTTTTCCATTTATTCAtctttcattattactattattgttaTACGTATAACAATTAGAACacaaaataatttcatatttaaaacaaaatattaacaaaCCACTGATGTTTTCAACTCAATCAttcaattatataataaaatcttGATGTGGGGTGTTTGCCCTTAATATCCTCCGTACAACAAAtgctatttaataaaattttatgattaaACAACAAAAAATTGTAGACTAACATTTCGGTAACAgttgattttcatttgtataACACTAAGACTAACTGCGGTATTTCTCTATTAGTAATTAGTAAATTGACGCTACTTCTATAATATGTTGACTAATGAGCTGCTTTTGATAACTTTATTTATGTTCGTGAATGCAACAACGCATCTGTCATTATACCATGCTTTTGCTGCCaccatttgtttataaaatatcctcttttttttcatacAAACGGTAATTAAGAATctgtaaaatttaaattctttttcagaTTCGGATCCTCGCATACGATGACGATAAAATAATGACAGATGAAAGAAAGCTTTTTACGTGATgtatatgatataaaaatgataataaaattgtatgaATTGTTCTTGTTATTCCATGTCGACCTTCgtgtattttaatattgtttgttATAAATTCCAATTATTTAGTACTTCAACAATTCCACTGGACTTACTGATGGCAACTAGAATGGGAAAGTGACAGTAATGTTTAGATGGCACAAACAATGATCTCATATGTGTACTAACAAAATAGCCTATTAAagaggtacaaaaaaaaaagaacaattgacttatattctataataataaaatcgatTATTCGTTTCATGATCATTATAACTCTGTCGGTACGTTGCATACCATTTCAATTTAGCAACACTTGTGCAATACGCTGGAACAAACGCTAATTATCTCGTCGATCGATGGAAGTGTAATAATTTTCTCGATATAGAATTAATTGAGCCTTTAGAAAAAGATGCGACGATATAGGCGACACAAATTGTCTTTTAATCCTTTCAAAAACATACCCCGTTTGTTCGTTAAATCTGTAATTAATCAAACTATGAGCAACGTTATGGTAAACACGTCTGCTAAGGCAATGAATTCTTTGTTCAGAATTATTTACACAAgtgaagaattaattttatattagtgAATATATGCAGTCGTAAATCAGTCAAATGAATTTCTGTAACTTGGCGTATCATAATCGAGCATCGTAAGCGTTAAAAAATCTAGCTCTCGAAAATTTCACGCATATATTGTCAATAATCGCCACACTGTAAAAGTTCAATTCTGAtagcacttttttttttttttttcataaatgtaTATACGATACATCAAATAACGATCCTCATCGAACAATCACTGCCATATTCGTTTTAATCCCAATCAATTTATTATGTATACCGTACTCGCGTTACTCCTGCAAAGACTGGACGCGCGGGCAGGAAAAGACTAggattcagaaaaaaaaaaactactaAGTATCATCATTAGCGACTTAGAATGAGCTCAGCTTTCTGCGGCCACTGGTTCTAACGTTGTCTTGTTTTCTTCAAGTTTCTTCAATTCTATTTTCTGCGCATCAAccttcttttctattttcttattCTCTTTCTCATCTTTCTTACattctttctcattttttctattctctttttcttctttcttattaTTATCCTTGTCCTccttcttattttctttcttgcCTCCATTTTGAAGCGCCTTGGTTTCGCCGTCAGGCGTCTGTTCTTTCTGTCGTTTCTCTATTTCAGCTTTAAAGTTTTCAATATCCTGTTGACTGATTTGAACGAACAGAATACCGTTGATCACGTTCAACATGTCGAGCACGGATCCCATACTGGGTGGTTGTACCTGAATCGGTGGCAGACTGACACCGGATTTACCGGTATAAATTTCGTTCATCTTCTTTTGTAAAACAACGGCCTGCTGGGTAAGGTGTCGCAAACAGTCACTACTTTCTTTGGTCTTCTCGTGATCCTCGCCTAATTGTTGCTTGTATATAGCGTAAGTTTCTTTCTCGTTGTTTAATGCCGCACGAAAATCACCCATACAAGACTGAGTTCTGGCAACGAGATGATAAGAGACAGCTACTTTCAGAGACCTTGGGCCATGGTATCGGAGATTCAGAGCTAAAGCATGCTCCAAAAAGCGGAGCGATAATTCGTATTCTCCAACGGCGTGAAGTATCAGCGAAATGTTACTctgtataaataataaacattaatgatttatatattatatgttaGACAAGGTGTTTATGAGACACCCGGTATACTTATACTCACATCAAGAAGCGCTACTTCTGGATGATCTTCACCGCAAACTAATAACGCCAAATATCGTGCCCTGTATAGTAACCTCAATGACACAGACACTTGACCATTGGCAAAGGAGTATAGAGCTAGATGAATCTTTCAACAATTATTAAGGGTAATGTTAGTATAATGATACAGGTTGCTGGCTCAATCAAAATTGTTGTATCTGGTACTTACATATTCTGTAATGGTATATGGGTGATCAATTCCATTAACTCTTTCCGACATAAGAACTGCTTTTTGTTGAGTAGCAAGAGCTTCTCCATGTTCACCCATTATGTAATTTAATCGCGCAAGCATTCTAAGACACTGCGCGATTTCAGGATGCATAGCACCGTAAACATTATTTAAGAGATTTAATGCCTCACTGATCAATTCATATCCATCTTTCAAATAACCTTGCTGAATTTTACTTTGACCTGTCGTGTAGAAATTGTACGCATCGCTTGcctagaaaaattaaaaataaataaaaagaaataataagacAAGAAATTTTTAGAGCGGTATTTTTACTTACCCTAGGATTGATATGTTTAACAACAGGGAATATACTGAGGATATCTTCTTCGAAGAACGTCGCTCTGTTCTTATTTTCAAAGTTGTATTCGCGTAACAATATTTGAATACCAGTCTTTATACAGAAGTTGCGCAGCAGAGAGATTTTCTGAAGATGAAAATTCTCTATCGTAGCGTCCAATGACTCCGGGCACGGTGTTTCCCAATCGTAGTAACTTTTCAGATCCGCTTTAATTTGTTGCCAGAGAGACTTTGGTGTTAAGGAAGCCCATTCCACCTCGGACTGCTGCGGACCATTATTTCTACCTTTCCTTTTGTTGCGTCGCTTGGCAGTTTTACTCTGAAGCTGAAACcggtaattatataaattttcaccTAGAAAATTATTTCCTTTATTGATACCCTTCGTTTCGATAATTGAATGTACACAACGAATGGAACGaattaacccatttgctacAACGATCCCCAGATGAGGAttttaatgtatatatatacatatttttatcacTAGCAATAggattatgttaaataaaatgttaaacaagaatatcaaaaataaaaatttggcagttaatgggttaatatCCTCTACTAGTAGCGATCGTACCTCTTCTAGATTCTGTTGCGGATGAATGATTTGTGCTGAAGACAATAAGCAATTCAAGAAATGACTAATTGCTGCAGATAGGCTCATTAATTCTGTACCCTGAAACAAAAGGATATTAAATTACCTTGCACCTGAGCTTAATAAAAGCTGTTCTAATTTAATCAACGCACCTGCATGTAAAACGTGAAGATGTGTTTTGCTGAACGTAAAATAAGTTCCGAAACAACGATACGTTTAAGATACTGTAACTGTGGAACGTTAGCTAACATGGCAGCCAATTTACCAAGATACCGTACATTGATACCTTTACCGTGCAAAGCTTCCACTAATGTACTACCGTCCATCGCAGCAGCTGTGTGATCCAAACACTCTCGAATCTataacagaaaaatttcactgaagtatgtgtatatacatatatcagaGCAAATATGTTCTTTAGTAACACTTACAAAAGTAGGAATTTGTACAGTCAATAAAAAGTCGGCAGCATCTTGCACCAACTGTTTCTGTTTCTTTAACGCAGGACCATTTGGATCTGGATGTTTTACACCCGGCGAAAATACGTCTGGATTAAATCTAACGTCGAATTCAGCTTCTCGCAAACTTCCAACAGCTGCGGCAGCTCTTCGAACTATTTCCTTCGTACTCTCTTCCACTAAAATAAGGAAATTAAGGCTTAGAATAGGTCACTGatatagtaaaatatttttatagtaaatatagatttttaaaatagatcaaaatctattctaatatcgtagaatattttGTGTATCTAACATAGCGTACAAAAACTCACACACCTAATTAATTAGGTGGGAACATTGcacaattttctaataaaattttattatttattttatgacctcacctaattaaaaaaacagaaaatCATCACTATCAACCACCTACTATTTGAATGCAGAAGATACAACATCCAAAGACAAAAATATAGAATCTGAAGACTgaagttttaataataatagagaAACACGTAGAAAATACCCTAAACTACCTAAAAGACATTAACATCTACCACTAAGGAAACAGGTCCTAGTTGTCGCTAATGATTCGAAGGTCAATGCGACGTAAAACCCGAAATaagaaatagaaagaaattaataaatttaggTATGTACATCTTATGGCAaaataatatatcaattatACCACGTACATTCTTGTTTCTCTCCACCAGTAATGGAATCAGTAATACTCTCCACAATCTTTTTGGCCTCGTCTGTTTCAATTAACGCATGAGTAGAATCTTCCTTATTACTATCCACTGCAACGACatttgattcttcttttttaccttCCTAAAATTAATGGgagattaaattataatattgtttCTACTGAAAGATGTTAAGGAAGATGAGAAATTTGTTCTTGCCTTAACAATAGTTTCCTTCTCCTTCTGCACTCTTCTCGCAGACGTTAATTGTTGAAGATGAACAGCGGCGTGCTTAATGAATTGGACGTATCTAGCTTCAACAAAGGAATCAATCAGTTCCTGACGAAGGCAAGCTAATTTATGCTTGTGCTCGATTGGAAAACCTAAAGCTCTAGCTTCTTTGCTTAGCTCGACGCCTTCCACTATAAAGAATAAGTGCAATAAAATGTAGTAATAAAAATGAACTTCGACTATGTTGTTGAATATATCAACTTACATTTAAGGAAATTAACATCAGGAGGGAAAGTCCGTAACAAATCCAGCACGTAATGTCGAGAATCATTACCGATGATTCCTTTGCATTCCACGCTACTGCAAAGTTCAATTTCTTCACCGGCATCGTTGATTACTTTATGTggaagaatttttaattgttgACCAGTTTTGTTCAACTATGAAATATACAATAGATCATGAAACATAATTGACAAATGTTTCTTACATATTAATTAACCCTCTAttgcatttaaatttcaaatgttctatAGTAAATTAAGTAAACAATATTGAAGACTCTGACTTGGTTCCAAGTGGGAACATTGcacaattttctaataaaattttgttatttatttcatgACTATACTCATTTTTAAGTAGACTAACAggcatatatattttttacaactcgtcataaaaattcatgcaatagagggtttaaccctttccactccTATGTCGCCatcctacattttattattatacatatatttttctaattttttctattaaactagttaaattttaatatgttcccataaaaatgttttcattttgaTCGAATATGATAGAAAATTCTGAGTTGATCGGTAGCCTTCTCAAATATAAatacgagtgcaaagggttaatattgttATAGTGAAGAACTAACCAATTCAAGGTACTTGGGATGCGTGAGAACCGTTTTACCAAAATCTACGGAACCATAAACAACAGATTGCTCCTGCTCGCGTTCCAAGATTCCTGGGATGATCGACTGAGCGGTGACACGATATCCTCTATGCAGAGGAATTACGAGTGATTACCACGAAAACTTAACATCCATTCAATATTGAACATCGAACAAGTATAAATGATCCGCTACAAAATATCCACGTCGTACAAATAATGTGACGAAAGGAACGCGTGTATCTAATATAGCGTACAAACCTATAATCGATTACAACGGTACCGAGTGTATAAAGACCAGGTAAGTCAACGGCAGCGTATACTCTGACACCTTGAAGATCATTACGAGGCGCGACAAAAGCAGCAGCATCACCGCCTAACTCTTTGTAATGATCTCTAACGTCGAATCCAAGCGAGAAGAAGATATTGTTCCAAATGAACATCTGCATTTTTGCCTCTTCCCCTGGATTTATTGCCATCACATTACCGTCTATCACGGCTACTGCTCCTCGAGTTGCAGCCGCAACGAAATCACTATGAACCtgaatgataaattaaattaataaaaaagcaagtattataatatattaggtgtacaaattaattcggtgcctttagtattacgcctgcttaattaatgtatttaatttgaatatttgacAAATgacaacataataataataacgattattccaataattactatggctttttaaaaataaatctttaattaaaataaagaaaaggcaccgaattaatttgtacatctaatacaaAATCGAATAAGGTGGATGTACTTTGAAAATAGCGCGTTCCCTAAGCAGTCTTTCTGGTAAATTTTTACGTGGCAGCTCTCTTGTTGTCTGTAACTCCTCGTTCCAGTCTCTAGTTTGTCCAGGGATGTGCTCCTCGTAGCCCAACTTGGAGGAGAAAGCTGTACATAAATAAAcgatgtattattttattacatttaaatctagataaataattagaaaaacgaAGCATACTATCTTCGGCGCGTATCGCGTCAATCGTGTGTTCAATCTGAGGCGCGGACCACGCATAGAGTTGATACGGTGTGGCAACTCTTTCAAATGGATGCCGTTGGGTTCTTCGCCTTTGCATAGCAGCGAAACCCCGTTTAAATGCCGGGCTAAGCTGATTCAGTAGTTCAATTAAGCTGTGACACAGATGACTCGGGGTCGCTGGTTTTGGATTAAACACCTCTTTTGTTGACTGATTGACAAAGAATCCTCTGGCGCACGCAGTCAAATAGTATTGCTTATCCTCTAACGTTACAACGTGTAAGTATAACAAATCACCGTGAAGCTTTCTGTGGCCCGGTGGTGGATTCCATCCGGAAGTCGTTAAAACCtgcaataaattaattgtttttataaaataaaccaAGATAGGGAACGACTTTGAATCAACGAGCCCTTACTTTTAAACAAGGAGGACACTTCTGCTCTTTGGCTTGCGGTTGTAGAGGTAGTAACGGTCTATCTTTACAGCCGGGTATAATGTAATCAGGTGGAGTACAGTCGACCGAATCCGCCCTGCTCTTTTTCTTCTCGAGGATGTCGCCGTTCGTGACGACGTTTAGGAACGATAAACTGGCACACTCGACGCCGTTGTAAGCGTCCGCAGGATCCACAGACTTCAACAGATCACGAACGTGTCGCACGTGTATACGAGCTTCCCGCATCGTGTATGGTTCCTCTACTACTTTAATCACCGAACCTTCTTTCAGACCTTCGATATTCTTCAATTCGGCAAAGTTATCCAAGGTGTTGCCGTCCAGCTGTAGGGAGAAACATGTACGGTGGCAGGTGTCCTCGCGGTCCATCAGCAACTGATGGATCTcctgtaaaataatataaatgtttaTTTCTATCGCTTTTGTATAGGGTTATTCAAATTGAGCGtcgcatcttcaaattgaaataaaacgcatagtactaatggttaatttattttaatacaaagtctattttatgacattaattatgaaaaacaatatcattctccGCTTTTTTTCCGAGCTTGATGCGTTTGACCAAATTTAACGAACGAGTAATTTTTCACCAAGATCGGATGATTTATGGGGTTTATGGAAAGTGAAGTTTACTATTGACGAGCTAaggatgaaattgaattccacttgtgtgaaaatataatgaaaaaggaggaggaggacatttaaataatattgtaattgataattaatgtcatacagtagactttgtgttaaaataaagaaaccataaaaaaatcacataccttgcgttttatttcaatttgaatagAATCAGAAGTATTTGAAGGTATATCAATCAGTTACCTGTACCAGCTCCATACTGGAAACTTGTATATCAAAGGGTTCAGCACCTGGACTAACTATTTTAACAGTGAATCCCATGTCTTGAATAAAAACAATTTCTTGCTCGCTGTTACCATCCTTATCACCATCTCCATCCTTCTCACTCTTATCGTTCTTCTTATCCTTTTCCtcgtccttttccttttccttttccttttcattctCGTCGCCTTTTTCTTTCGTCGCTTCCACTTCACCCTTCTCGACAACGTTTTTCGAGGCTGTGCTCGTACTTCCGGTCTCCTCCGCGGTTTCCTTCATATCTAAAGAGACAAATTTATTAAACTCTGCAGAAACGTTAAATTTTTTAGATTTCTTACAACTTTATCTAACCGTTTTCAgtgatatatgtatacattaaGTCGACTAAAGTACAAAGATTACCTTACCGAATAATTTagataaattgtaaaaatattttcgttatCATATAAAGAATT containing:
- the LOC117608074 gene encoding U6 small nuclear RNA (adenine-(43)-N(6))-methyltransferase is translated as MSLRKFMHPRNKYKKVPDFKELALQYPEFLNVANIDIAGKVKIDFKNEESLRVLTEVLLKHDFNLEVKIPPKKLVPTLPLRLNYILWIEDLMKHASFHGMEEIIGIDIGTGAVCIYPLLFAKMYGNQMIGTEVDETSIQTANHQIENNKLQHLIKILKVDEKTILKGAVDKDQVYHFSMCNPPFFKIEEAPDKVPKRLPPRNAPTGNSGELTVQGGEREFVTQMINESIETKEKIKIYTTMFGRRSNLLFLLKFLKKKNIENATWTEFCQGHTKRWGLAWSFLPKDVIDLTTAPVIRKSGDYIAKLLRERRPTEIQFPMQHKFSSFDHVINILEETMEEINVKIKELNLPINDFNGWSCQLIAENDTWSHARRKRRLAQRQMNKSRDHDREDTNTSNDLTKNCSEELIENNTKDNTTAQKQVQLSAENVDMKEPLLICSFFVEPIEHEEPENDDLKISMIFEKGTGGINALETFKQYLINKLDVREYFQKQCARPNKKKRKRLKSGASNDANSQESEKSFESSVESV